tatttgtgcagaatttaacaaataagtcgaacaagtcgactctaggtcattaactaataacggtgagttgccactcacgatcacaatacattcaagtcgaatttatcgacgcctacacacaaaaatagctagtaagtaagttgccctaacctcgagttgttccagtctcgcggtgtaggtctccctcacaagcttgttcagtcaatcccaaggtttccacaattgaacctttgagcaaacaaagcaataatgaatcaacacaagtcgatacagtcgaaacaatcctaactaatgttcgactaagctcaagaagcttcagagtacaacatttaggcacgaaaggaagggctttccccgaatggatgagttttgactcgattcaggttttgtacaaaaacactttattcgctaaaacgtgcataacttgagctacagaactcggaatgacacgaaaccggcgccaaaatttccacaattgaaagagctacgcaatggctcaggtcatagagactcaaaaattatttttggacacggtacccaagcaaataggtttcggccactatagaaaatagggttttcgaactttttcttcgatctaaatcaatccctaggtattcttaggcgatatctaggccagggaaactctcagaaaaattatcgggtcgaaaattgtcgcaggggtattttggtcattatttttagctcggaaactcaaaatcagaatttcgaaaaacaaatttgatgagctcgatcctaacgacatttataacaactaatcctactgaagctaagctcagtcgagagtttttgatccaaaaagcggaacctctgtcagaaaatgggtattttcagaaaacttgacctctgcgacgattcgacaggattcagtcgaaaacaactggatattcatgctctagagcacgtgggcattaagtttagacaccaaaatcagcttatttggacagttttacaaaaagctccaaactttgagctcagaaaaacatagaaaaagtcgacagatctgacgatcagaagtgagggatagtaactatacctcgatgtcttcgattagcaacgaacggtgaagcaatcgggcaagaaacgacgaaaatcaacttcttcctttttcctccttgcacccctcggccgtgtgtgtgtgtttgtgaatttttttgtttttttttttttttcatactatatataggaaatgggaaatgcagaaaaatgagaatttcgcgattccgatttttcctactgattccaacgtattttagacacgatattcttcccgctgaatcttctaattctccaaagaaatatcagtatgatttttggttttcgaggcttgtttttaatgtttaccggcttaaaaatgcactttatgcactttatgcttttgacctcggatgcagaaacttccttctgaagaaagattcggaacgtcgattagagtgggcgtacgcggatgaaatctttatttgaagctccgaatagaaaaagtcttcatcgtccgtcgattttagggtttttgaactatcagggattccgtttcggcaaacttccgagaattggaatttgacgttcgtacattccagggtttcgcatcgaaatacttgtttactgacgaataagagaaattctaacatttctctgaagatttttggaattagtttccatcgcgtcctaaagtgtaaattagctatttactagtgtctttgacctaagattaggcgaatgttagtcgtgatatacttttatcggttttgatacaatccttgaacttttcctgaaccttctccttcataaatttatttcatccaataaactcttgttcaggtttcccttcacgatacatcgaacttattcgttaataaggaatttcactaatttattctaagcttaaaatcttgggtctcacaatatTATATGTTCCTATGATGCTTAAGCTATTACGTGCTGGGAATACAATTGTCTATCACTACATACATGAAATTTCAAGCTACTTAAATATGCACTAATCTGTCATGTGACtacaaatatgttattattttagtaatatatattgtttttCTCTTGAATAAATAACTTTAGTCCTAACCAGTTAGTGATgtaatttttatggtgtctcATTCTTTGCAGGTGGAGacttatgaaaaagaaaaaatgtcacttcatcgaaaaaaaatcaaaggcatttTTACATtgctattatttattttataatgaaTTTTCCAGTTCAAGTGGTTTTCACATTTTAAGGATCTTTCCGAATCTATTTGTTATGTAATTTGGTTCATTGTACCTCTAATTAAAATACTATTTCAGACGTGGGTTATTTCAGATTTCTACATTACGTCAATTTGAGTGAAAtttatcttatattttattaCTTTGTTTTTAACTCATGGTGATCAACGAATGCAAGATTATACTTATGAATATAATACACACATGATTCTGTGTATGATAGTGTCTTctctaaaaccaaagtaaaaaattaaacataaccAAAATATACCCGAATGTAACTCGACTCAGTTAAAACAAAAAGACTATataaaaaacattatttattgctcttaacttcatttttatttcttttttccatATTATTTCATCTGTGCGACGCACGGGTTCAGATACTAGTTTCATTAGTTtcaatcttaatttattttatttatttgtttaacTAAAGTAGTTAGATGACCATCAATATTAGGTGTTTGGGCTATACTAGAAAGTCTATGGGCTTGACCCATGTGTATTTGTCTTGACCTAATGTTATATATAGAAGGGTGGTTGCACCAAGCAATACAACCCTCATTCCACAGTATTCACTCTGACTCTTGCTTCTCTCTacctcttacttctctcttctccTATCTTCCATTACTTGCTTAGATTTTATTCATAACACGTTATTAGCAGGACTGTTCTCCATCTCCTCCTCAAGAATCAAGTTCATCATCTCCTCAAGTACCAAATAATTGTGtgtatcattttttttaatcaagttTCCATCGatatagtttttcttttttttcctgtGTTTACGGAGATTGATCGTTAATTATACTTGCGATGTCAGAAGAATCATAGTGAGTatgtttaaaatatgaatcctgaagattcatagtaTAATACACACATGGTTCCAGAATAACCATAATATGATACACTTTAGCTATGAATCCAGAAGATTCAAGCACAAATAAACATAGAACATGATTCTAACGTATAATGCACTTTGAATCCAGAAGATTCATAGTACAAATCAAAGCGAAATACAGATCTCGAAGATTTGCTATGTATTCTCTGTTGTCCAACAGACAACACTTATCTAAGATTAAAAGAAAGCTAAGATTATGCTATGAATTTGAGCTATTGCCAGAAGATATTGCATATTTTACTTATCGTTATTTCTTGGGATCAGGGGGAGAGAAAAACTAAGTAGCTCTGAAAATTTGTGTAAAATGCATATATATTGTCGCACACAATAATGTGAAcctaaagtaaaaaaaaatgcattctCTGACCTAAAAGGGATTTCTAAATTCCTTTATGCTGCAAATGTCCTTCTCTAAGGCATGCCTAAACTTGTTTCCAAAGATAAATCTTGGAGAATGAAGAATGTCTTATTATGAGGAAAATTGTCATGAAAAGTGTAGAGATTATGAAAACTTTTTAAACCTCCTGAAGAGGTTCAGGTACCTGTAATTATTGATATAAAGAGATCTCAATCGATTATATCTCTACAAGTTGAAACAAGGAACCAAGAACTTGAAAAAAATTCGACAGAtgaagtagcgctcaatattaTAAGTGCGAGAATATTGAACTCATATTAAAGGGTGTGGTTGGCTAACATAtaaagaagcaattcatttgcAAAAATATAAAAGTCTTTGGACTTGAAGTCTATACCCCAAAGGTGTAAAACGATATTGCATAGTTGTTTGGTTCTGAATTGGTCATTGATTGACAAAATGGAACATGCTTTTAACCAGTTCCGGTATCATTGCTCAAATCTGAATATGAGAAATTATACATCGGAGATTCATGCATCACCTAACAGACAACACAAGGCTAAAGAAGGATATTCAAAGGAGTTATGATGCAACTTGAAGTCTTTCTCATTTATGAAGACTCTTCCAACtacaacatttgaaaagcttgtgcgTAATATCGGAGTTCGTCGGCTGAAAGATATCAATTAAAGTGCACTGTACTCTTTTTaccttaaccatgttttttccCATTGAGTTTTTGCTGgtaggtttttaatgaggcaatgtaaAGAGACaaactatagaatgatgtactatttttccttcactagattTTTATTCCACTAAGTTTTTCCTAGTagggttttaatgagacacattcttaagggatggtcatccaGGGGGAGTGTTGTGAATAATTAGATGATCATCAATGTTAGGTGTTTGGGCCATACTAGAAAGTCTATGGGCTTGGCCCATGTATTTTTCTTGAgctaatgctatatatagaagggtGGTTGCACCAAGCAATACAACCCTCTTTCCACAGTGTTCTCTCTGACTCTTGCTTCTCTCAACCTCTTACTCCTCTCTTCTCCTATCTTCCATCACTTGCTTAGATTTTATTCATAACAGTAGACACAGTTGTTTAACACTTTATCTTTTGAGCatgttgtaacaccccacttttcgttattaggttatttattattttatcttaataattattatactatatggtaatttgataacTTATGCgatttaatttgatgattatttgattatgtgatttaattagatgataaggtcattCAGTGactttattagataattaagtgattatgtgatatagataaataagggttttaggttttaagtgagtagttgggagtggagcccattgtaagactatttaagggttaggagtaaattagaaagagagaaatcagaatttgagaattggagaagttagcagaggagaagaaaagaagcgtgaaagagagaaggggagaaaagagaagaaaacctagactttgatcttcaagaggtaagggtttgaatttaccttgtataattgtagaataacagaggttgagtttaacatgaaggaaccctcatcttctttgaaaattcagaactgagagactgtgttgagtgttaacatgtggtgagcaaaattgattttgagcgaaattgaggttccgaggaaaattgggttctgttatgttttgcccgcagataccctaacagtctgtgttgtagagagcatacctctctctacagaattccaaattgagtgaaaccaattttgtatgaaagctaactcatagggctatgttgggtaatattttcataatttttcgattgctggttcaataccagaatcatttgcaatttcattctgtttctgcccgcagacaccctatCAGCTTGTGtcgtagagagcataactctctctaaagaattccgaattgagtgaaactaattttgtatgaaagctaactcataggtttatattgggtaatattttcataattttcggattgctggttcaataccagaattatctggaagttcactctgtttctgctcgcagacaccctaacaacctatgctgtagagagcataactctctctacataattccaaattgggtcaaaccaattttatatgaaagctaacgtataaggatatgtttggtaaaattttcataatttttggactgctcatttagtaccaggattatatgcaagtttgctatgtttctgcttatttgtgggattgattctgaaactgattctagtaattgatatgagacatttgatgattttgtgttgctattttgccagtggaatagtgaatgagttgataattatattgaagtgttattttgtgcaattttggtgtgatttccgttatggaatttggtgagaaaatatgttatatatttggggctggcgtggtctcaaattgcatgttttaatttatgagtttttgcacgaaatacacttcatttagtcaagaggcaacgtgtcggttttcatcggaaaactgaggtttgtcccagaactggcgtggttctggaagtctggcgtgggcttcattggtggttaactgtctggagtggacgcggtgataccgctaaggttaacaattggtaccacatgcatacattagagtctcacacactaagtttcacgttttcagtggttttatgtgtttggtgatttgttggtgaattattttgctgttgtggtaaagtcgaattattattcttctttaagcttataattttccgaaacattaataagatttgtgaaactgtcttgagagaaaatattataatcactcagattttaaagaaaatgtAAAGAGTTTATAGAGTagaatctgaattgtttacttgctctttgttatgctatattttatacaatgtaagttcttacccttctgtgggaatgatgttctatgcgacatcgctcaggtactggaggtagagatgtggctcatgaggagtagcttcggagagtcttagtttatgttattattattattattataataaaattagtgtcttgctctgtaatgtaacactgggtagatattttacgttacttttacatttttgttgagaggattttataacctctcctcatggaagttgttgaataattttctaaattatggcgatgtcgtactgttgatggcctaagtgcttatgaaattcagttttgagtatgatgaattttattggaatatcaaggaagataaacctatttaaataagtgattttatgcatcttaggattatctgactgttttagaaattttattggcataaataattcattctttggaaagcatatgaacttataaattttcaaacacaatcagtgttaattttaatgagttttcgtgaaggtgtgtaatactcccttgatatgtttttaaactctgataaacgtttttaaataaaacaatggggaaaaagggggtgttacacatgtgtgtgggggggggggggcttcAAATCTCAAGtattgtgaatgaaaaaaattcattggTCAGTCTCCTACTACTTAATTGTGCGGCAAAAGATTAATCTCACAACTATCGGCTATGAAAGTACATTAGTTAAGAACaagcattttaaaaaataaatattttgaatgatgTTACGTTTAAAATAcacaccaagaatgatgttacGTTCATCATAATAACTTTGATATTCTCACACTCTCGTTTCTCTTATATATCATTTACACTTATTAGTCTTCATATCTCTCCCACCTATTCTATTATATCActtatcatatcactcatttttctcatttattttaatatcaCATGGAAAGTTGTGTAACCAAAATTTTCCTTAATGATTAACTATTAGAGTAAATAATATTTGGAAATGTTTATTATTTATGAGGAAAAAgattaattttgaaattctaaaaatttagaaaaatagaATATAATATCATCTACTTACTATAGTGTCTCCATAGGATAATTCAAATGATAGGAATTAGATGACATATAAGTTGGAGGTTCAGGTATCAATTCATGGCGGTTGTAATATCAAATATCATTGGCGCGTGAGAgcccattcttcttcttcttgatttcCCACGGAAACCCTAAATTGTTTGCCCCAAATTTCCGGtacctctctctctccctctctgcCATCTCAACCGCCACCTGACGATGGATGTCTCGCGTCCCCAATTCCATACCGCTCGGCGGCGGCGCGCTCCTTTCAGGATTGACATGACCAAAAATCAATCTTGGGAGGTTGTTTTATCTCTTATGTTACTGTGTTACATATAGTCGTTGTTTAACTTTTCAAGAAACAAGTGATTTCCCTTGATTCAATTTTAATCTCTCCTTTCGTCAACACCTAGTTCGTATTGGAGATTTTTTATTGTGTTCAGTGGCTACTTTATATACCTATTAGTTTGTTAGTTAGAGCTTAGGAGTTAGGACCCCCTGAGTGTGGAATTGTTAATAGTTTGAACACTGTGTGTGGAACTGTAAATCGGTCATTTCAACAAACCCATATTTACATTAATGCTCTTGGGAAATTTTATTGATGCTTTCTGGAAAATGAGCAGCAACCTTTTCAAGGCATTTTTGGACTAGACTTTAGGGGCTTGTAGGATAGATAGTGTGTGTGGAGATTGTAGGAATATGTATGGTGGTGAGTTTTTTAAGTTTGGAGAGGTAGTCTCTCAAAACTGTGATTGAGGATTTTTGAAAGAATCAAGTTAAGATTCATGTAAATTAaactaaaaaagaaacagaaaattaCAGGTTAATAAAAATGTGTATTACAATGTTAGTGtcagtttcagttttgtttGGGACAGAAAAGATATGTATGCGCCCTTTAGTCATGATAATAACTTTCCAATTGTCACCTATTTGGTACAATTGGAAAACAATGATAAGACATCATTTGGGTTAATTTTGAGTGTGGATTTTATTGTCTTGTAGCATTATCACTACTTTGCAAACACCTTGTACATGTATTAGAATCTTCTTGGCTGTGTAAAACAACTCTTGTAATATTGCAAATGAATCACACCCTCTGTTGCTAGATGTTTTGCTGCTGCAGTTTTGCTTATAAAGTGCTATCCCGTGTGGACATAATGCCCATAACTGTTTCTCCTCAGGTGATTTTTTGCAAACCATTAATCcacttttatcttttgttaCCATTCATTGCAGATATGCAGATATGCAGATTTAGGCCACAAAATGTTGCACTCAGCAAGCTTTACCAAATGTGGAGCAATTGAGTCTTGTTGGTAACTTTGCTCCATCTTGTTCACACAATTGGATGAAATTTATTTATGCAAAATAATATATCGTTCGAAGAATTCCATTCATTTGCAAATCAATGTATCTTATTTCATGATTTGTTATACCCCTATTGCTGAAATTGTAGAGAGCTATCTCAAGAGAAGCAGAAGACTGGCATCAAGTGAAAGAACTTATTAtattgtgagagatgagagaCCATTAACTATAATTATGAACAATTAAGATTAAACAttcaaaaaaaagattaaaacatATAAGTTTTGATGAAACTGTTTTCAGGTTTCATGTCCTCCTTTGATATGCTTATTGGTTTTGACATCAAAAgtgtttccaaacatgcactaaagacacacacacacaccgcCAGGATTATTCATTCTGGGATATAGATTCCTTGCTAGATCTTACTTGAATCTCTGTTAATTCTCAGAGCATGCAAGCTGATCAATTTTGTTGGCCATGAACTGGAGAGATGACTCAATGTAAGACATCAAATCTTGAAAGCTCCACCCTTCCATTGGATCACTAACAAACCCCCATTCGATCTTGCACCCTGCTAGTTTAGCATCATCCCTATTGACCGGGACTACTTTCAGTGTTGCCATATAAGACTTAAATCCGATGTTGTTGTCGACAATTTCATAGGACAAACAACGTTGGACGGGATCAATTGTCAGCAGCTTCTCTTTAGCCCACTTGATGGTTGTCTCATCAGCAGCATCATCCCCTTTTATGGTGGAAGCACAGTAGCGGATGAGACCAGGTTGGCCTTGAATCCCCTCAACTTGGTAACTAGTATCAATGGGGAAAAACTTGTGCAGGTTGCAGAAATCCTCTAAAAAGGGCCACACTGCATCTTCGCCTGTCCCTGGAAGCTCAACAATGGCTTTGCCTTCCCATTTCAGCTTAGATTCCTCTGCCATGGCTCTCTGATATTGTAGCTAGCTATTAACTCTATGGGACTGTGGGGACCCTCAGATACTTGAGATTTGTGATCAAACAATTATTGTATTGTAGGCAAGCACCACTAAGTAGGGGTGTTATTACGCAAACTCTTGCAACCACGAAAATTATAAAACAAATGACACTACAGCTGCCTACTTGGTGTGATTGATTTTCAGTTCGTACCTTATAAAATTTATGCAATGCCAGTCTTCCATCTAAACCAAAAATGTGTTTGGTAAAGTTTTCAACTAATTTTAATGTTTATTTGACTAACTTCAAACTTGaccaaattataattttttttaaatgtatttggTAATAGTTTTAAGTTAGTTTAAAGCTAATTTTACTGACTTTAAATTTATTTGAccaatttataaattttttaaacgTGCATTAAAGTAATAGGCGTTTATGTTAATTAGTTCTTATCACATAAATATATTGGAATTGTCACAACAAAAAAAGAATAAGAGCATTATCATAATTAGACGCTTATGATACTTGTATTATAGGCATTTAACACTGGTATACCAATGTATTTGACAACTAGTGTTCTTTACCGTTGGAcggcgattaaatttattgtaaagataAATTAATAGTAATGtgttttaacttagtttagactcttttcagtaagtataaaatatatggaaccgaacatatgttacaaacatgtagatgaattaaccacagtaaatatatttatttgatgaggttgtagatATTTCACAGTGTcaacacttgaatagtaataaaaacCACGTTTTTAAGTAATGCATTACATGGAAATTGAAATgagataaacataacaatgacagcaacatgagcccttattcgaaattgtagtctatgattaatgataaagacttcataaccgagcttgttgtcaatcaagcatatttgtACTACAGAACttagaaaggaagaaaaatttaTTAGTGTAATAATCACTTAATCAGTaactaatacaaatataaactgtGTATAATTTGAAAGTGGTAAACTAACTTTATAGAAACGTCATTAcaccttcaaattagatgatcaataaattGCTTGATATCTTTTTATGCTGTAAAACAATAAAGAGAATAACCACATCAGTTTTCCTAATTCTACCATTTAAATTGACATTAATTGTAAGAtaaataaacacttacatgtcaaatattatcgaagacttcttgatacactacATTGCGTGTAATGTTAGATACAACTCCTTCGTCATCTATGATGAGCATATTCAacccttttctagatttaactctagaAAGTGCAACATATAGCTGCCCGTGAGTAAAGACAGGCCTTGGCTGAGATaaagaaaatttcaaaattatgaatttcGGAAAATTTAGGGTATGGTAAACATGGAAATTCCTTGAGTGACCTTCCATTGCCttgcaatattttttcaatctcaatCATACATAAGTTATGTAATTCTTCATCCTCTATACGAAGATctgaaggaaattaaattaaataagacaaataaattaaattagaaaattaaattaaatgagaaatattgattttttttttcattttgagaaagaaaatgcaTTTACACAACATTAATATTTCCTTCTAATCACACTCACCATATTTTGATAATGTCAAATTAggattatttttataaaatggtAGTAGTTTTAACGTGATACTTATGTGAAAAAGTATTTTTATAAAAACTTGACACATTTATTTAGATAATAGAAGCTctgatatagttttttttatttgttttttttaacgtgCAACAAATAATAGTGAGTTTGGTAGggaaatctttttttttattgggaAAACTAATTATAGGTTAATTTGAGTATAAGAAAAAAGTATCTccataaaaattagaaaatagatATGGTATGTAATTTCTACATTTTAGAATGTGTAAAAATTATGATAGTACATTTCTTAGATTGCTGCATAATTTTCTAAATACGGTAAATACTATTTGGTTTACTTAACATATGGAAAGAAATAGTAATAACAGTGGACAATTATACATGTCAAAAAATAAATGCATACTAATTCATAAgggataaaaaagaaaatattgctAATTAAGGccaaaaaattaatattgattAAATGCCTAGAatgttgagtattttttttctgtCATATAAAATCCCATCACTTAAAAGAGTCCAAGACTTTCTCCAAACTTCTTGTGGCCTGGAAATCAAGTTTATCATCAGCATTCTGGTAAATAATTTCCTTAGCTGAGATCCGAAACCAAGTTCACTTGCAATTGAAAATCCATCAACATACTCCCGGTCATCCTCCAGTAATCCCATCGCTTCGCATGCATCGCGGAATGTGGGTTAAACAACACCCTTTACAGTTCTTATGCTTTTAAAACTGTCACAACCTTTTTGCCTATTTAATAAAACACGCATGTAGTAATTTTCTCCCATTCCAGGAGCAATAAATTGCAATCAACCAAGAGAAATGCCTCTTTTCCTAGGAAGCcatattgttgattttttgtTGTACACAAACTTGGAAGGAAACTCTGCATATGTGAGATTTCTCCCCTCCTGGTA
This is a stretch of genomic DNA from Lotus japonicus ecotype B-129 chromosome 1, LjGifu_v1.2. It encodes these proteins:
- the LOC130727631 gene encoding lachrymatory-factor synthase-like, yielding MAEESKLKWEGKAIVELPGTGEDAVWPFLEDFCNLHKFFPIDTSYQVEGIQGQPGLIRYCASTIKGDDAADETTIKWAKEKLLTIDPVQRCLSYEIVDNNIGFKSYMATLKVVPVNRDDAKLAGCKIEWGFVSDPMEGWSFQDLMSYIESSLQFMANKIDQLACSEN